Part of the Aquimarina sp. TRL1 genome, TATTCTGGAGTTTTATGCCAGAATGAAAAAGGTGGCTCATAAACTACGAGAATACCAATCCTATCAGGGAATGCATCCGCAACGATTTGACCATTTTAATGTGTTTACACCAAATGCACAGGAAACCTATGAGTTTTTTGTAAACGAGCTTGGGTTTCGGTTGACTGAATATACTACTACTGAAAAAGGAGAGATGTGGGCCGCCTGGATGCATCGCAAAGGGAATGTACATGATATGGCGTTGACAAATGGAGATGGACCTCGTTTGCATCACTCGGCTATATGGGTGCCTACAGCACTCAATATTATTCACCTCTTAGATGTGATGGCAACATCCGGATTTGTTGAAAACATTGAAAGAGGTCCGGGACGACATGGGGTATCCAATGCTTTTTTTCTGTACGTATTAGATCCCGATGGACATCGAATAGAGATATACACCTGTGATTATCTTACAGTAGATCCGGATCTGGAACCCTTAGGGTGGGATTTGAAAGATCCACAGCGACAGACGCTTTGGGGAGCACCAGCACCCAAAAGTTGGTTTGAACATGGGACTTCTTTTGTGAATACACCTGTAAAAGAGGCTAAAATGGAAGCAAGACCAATCATAGCAAATTAATACAGATGCCACATATTACACTGGAATATTCTGATAATGTATCGCTGGATTTCAAACTTTTTTTTGAAGAATTGAAAAACAAACTGGTTGAAACAGGCTATGTTTCTGCAATGGGAATAAAATGTAGAGCAGTACCATCTACTGTCCATTTTATAATTGATGGTAATCCCAGTTATAAAATGGTAAATTTATTGCTTCGATTACGAGAAGGGCGCTCTCTGGAAGTAAGAAAGAAACTTTCTCAAATTGGAATAAGTTTATTGGAAAAGTATTTCCAGAAAGAGATCACTAATAAAGAAATTATATTGTCTACAGAGGTCAAAGAGTTGATCACTGGATTAGATATCACTAAAAATGCTATCAGATAACGAATGAAACATAACAGTAATACCTTGTTATTCCAGACAAGCGCCTATATCGATGGAGCGTGGGTTAGGGATGCTAATAATAAAACATTTGATGTAATTAATCCGATG contains:
- the hpaD gene encoding 3,4-dihydroxyphenylacetate 2,3-dioxygenase, whose product is MKVLKHNFNLPFNIIRCSHVEYGVRDLEVSRKFYVETLGLIETERTDEALYLRCLEEQQHHSYILKVTEEPCVLAVGFKVAFEKDLDALKEHLDQKNIRSEWVDKYAEDRTLKVTTPQGFILEFYARMKKVAHKLREYQSYQGMHPQRFDHFNVFTPNAQETYEFFVNELGFRLTEYTTTEKGEMWAAWMHRKGNVHDMALTNGDGPRLHHSAIWVPTALNIIHLLDVMATSGFVENIERGPGRHGVSNAFFLYVLDPDGHRIEIYTCDYLTVDPDLEPLGWDLKDPQRQTLWGAPAPKSWFEHGTSFVNTPVKEAKMEARPIIAN
- a CDS encoding 5-carboxymethyl-2-hydroxymuconate Delta-isomerase, with the protein product MPHITLEYSDNVSLDFKLFFEELKNKLVETGYVSAMGIKCRAVPSTVHFIIDGNPSYKMVNLLLRLREGRSLEVRKKLSQIGISLLEKYFQKEITNKEIILSTEVKELITGLDITKNAIR